In a single window of the Xylanimonas protaetiae genome:
- the nuoN gene encoding NADH-quinone oxidoreductase subunit NuoN, with protein MNDFIPPHIDWAAVSPVLIVLGAGVVGVLVEAFVPARARRTVQLVLSLGALAGAVVAVALLWETVHDHALLVVGDSYDLTPFGLGIQGIVAILAFLAVLVMADRSSGQDAFAPTAAAVPGSRYEEEARRAGLQQTEVFPLTLFSTGGMLLFAATDDLIILFIALEVLSLPLYVLCATARRRRLLSQEAAFKYFLLGAFASALTIFGIALLYGFAGSVHLPVIADALAGRGDTPLQGLHVLAVTGILLVSAGLLFKVGAAPFHTWTPDVYTGAPTPVTGFMAACTKAAAFGALVRVLFYLGQGFDAPTRHEVQVLLWAVALLTMAIGTIVGVVQTDIKRLLAYSSIAHAGFVLVALVGFAEPGAGAVLFYLLAYGLATVGAFAVVGLVRERLATGAGEADAVILGEATHLAQWAGIGRKAPWLTAAFALFLLSMAGIPLTAGFIGKFQVFSAAVDAGAWPLALAGVIASAVAVFFYVRIIVLMVLTPAADAAVEGHDGGAAAPVPGEGTGTLTQARPVARAVVTVMTGWGPATVVVTLCAIGVILLGVLPSWVLDLAAGAVKFVP; from the coding sequence GTGAACGACTTCATCCCGCCCCACATCGACTGGGCGGCCGTCTCGCCCGTGCTGATCGTGCTGGGTGCCGGCGTCGTCGGCGTGCTCGTCGAGGCGTTCGTGCCGGCGCGGGCCCGCCGCACGGTGCAGCTCGTGCTGTCGCTCGGCGCGCTGGCCGGGGCCGTCGTCGCCGTCGCGCTGCTGTGGGAGACCGTGCACGACCACGCGCTCCTCGTCGTCGGCGACAGCTACGACCTGACGCCCTTCGGGCTCGGCATCCAAGGGATCGTCGCGATCCTCGCGTTCCTCGCCGTGCTCGTCATGGCGGACCGCAGCAGCGGCCAGGACGCGTTCGCGCCCACGGCCGCCGCCGTGCCGGGCAGCCGGTACGAGGAGGAGGCCCGCCGCGCGGGCCTCCAGCAGACGGAGGTCTTCCCGCTCACGCTGTTCTCCACGGGCGGCATGCTGCTGTTCGCCGCCACGGACGACCTGATCATCCTGTTCATCGCCCTCGAGGTGCTGAGCCTGCCGCTCTACGTGCTGTGCGCCACGGCGCGGCGGCGTCGCCTGCTCAGCCAGGAGGCGGCGTTCAAGTACTTCCTGCTGGGCGCGTTCGCCTCCGCGCTGACGATCTTCGGCATCGCGCTGCTGTACGGCTTCGCGGGCTCCGTACACCTGCCGGTCATCGCGGACGCCCTCGCGGGCCGCGGCGACACCCCGCTCCAGGGCCTGCACGTGCTGGCCGTCACGGGCATCCTGCTCGTCAGCGCCGGGCTGCTGTTCAAGGTGGGCGCTGCCCCGTTCCACACATGGACGCCCGACGTCTACACGGGCGCGCCGACGCCGGTCACGGGCTTCATGGCGGCCTGCACCAAGGCCGCCGCCTTCGGCGCCCTCGTGCGCGTGCTCTTCTACCTGGGCCAGGGCTTCGACGCCCCCACCCGGCACGAGGTCCAGGTGCTGCTGTGGGCCGTCGCGCTCCTCACGATGGCGATCGGCACGATCGTCGGCGTGGTGCAGACGGACATCAAGCGCCTGCTCGCGTACTCGTCGATCGCCCACGCGGGCTTCGTCCTCGTGGCCCTCGTCGGCTTCGCCGAGCCGGGCGCGGGCGCGGTGCTGTTCTACCTGCTGGCCTACGGCCTGGCGACCGTCGGCGCGTTCGCGGTGGTGGGCCTGGTGCGCGAGCGCCTCGCCACGGGCGCGGGCGAGGCGGACGCCGTCATCCTGGGCGAGGCGACGCACCTCGCCCAGTGGGCGGGCATCGGCCGCAAGGCGCCGTGGCTCACCGCGGCGTTCGCGCTCTTCCTGCTGTCGATGGCGGGCATCCCGCTCACCGCCGGCTTCATCGGGAAGTTCCAGGTGTTCTCCGCGGCCGTCGACGCCGGGGCGTGGCCCCTGGCGCTCGCGGGCGTGATCGCCTCCGCCGTGGCCGTGTTCTTCTACGTGCGGATCATCGTGCTCATGGTTCTGACACCGGCGGCCGACGCGGCGGTGGAAGGCCACGACGGCGGCGCCGCGGCGCCCGTCCCGGGCGAGGGGACGGGCACGCTCACGCAGGCCCGGCCCGTGGCCCGGGCGGTCGTGACGGTCATGACCGGGTGGGGTCCGGCGACGGTCGTGGTGACGCTGTGCGCGATCGGCGTCATCCTGCTCGGCGTGCTGCCGTCGTGGGTTCTCGATCTGGCCGCCGGGGCGGTTAAGTTCGTCCCGTGA
- a CDS encoding polyprenyl synthetase family protein translates to MAAVEAALADAVAIADPLADDVARHLVAAGGKRLRPFLTLLTGELGDGARPELVDAAIVVELTHLASLYHDDVMDSAPLRRGAPSVHSVWGNSVAILVGDLLFARASSRVASLGPEAVLLQSATFERLCLGQLHETTGPAGDEDAVAHYLQVLADKTASLLATSARFGAWFGGAPDEQVEIVAGYGEKVGIAFQLADDVLDLASTGDESGKTPGTDLREKVPTMPVLLLRRRVARGEASAADAALLAALDGDLTSDETLADVVGRLRAHDVLTETRELAARYAREAAAELAPLPEGPVREALEAFATALAHRAA, encoded by the coding sequence ATGGCCGCCGTCGAGGCCGCGCTCGCCGACGCGGTCGCGATCGCGGACCCGCTGGCCGACGACGTCGCCCGGCACCTCGTCGCGGCCGGCGGCAAGCGGCTGCGCCCGTTCCTCACGCTCCTCACCGGGGAGCTGGGCGACGGGGCGCGGCCCGAGCTGGTGGACGCCGCCATCGTCGTCGAGCTGACGCACCTCGCGTCGCTCTACCACGACGACGTCATGGACTCCGCGCCGCTGCGGCGCGGGGCGCCGAGTGTGCACTCGGTGTGGGGCAACTCGGTGGCGATCCTCGTCGGCGACCTGCTGTTCGCGCGGGCCTCGTCGCGCGTCGCGAGCCTCGGCCCCGAGGCGGTGCTGCTCCAGTCGGCCACGTTCGAGCGCCTGTGCCTGGGCCAGCTCCACGAGACCACCGGTCCCGCCGGGGACGAGGACGCCGTCGCGCACTACCTCCAGGTCCTGGCGGACAAGACGGCGTCGCTGCTGGCGACGTCCGCGCGGTTCGGCGCGTGGTTCGGCGGGGCGCCGGACGAGCAGGTCGAGATCGTGGCCGGGTACGGCGAGAAGGTCGGCATCGCGTTCCAGCTCGCCGACGACGTGCTGGACCTCGCCTCCACGGGCGACGAGTCGGGCAAGACGCCGGGCACGGACCTGCGCGAGAAGGTGCCGACGATGCCGGTGCTGCTGCTGCGCCGGCGCGTCGCCCGCGGCGAGGCGTCCGCCGCCGACGCGGCGCTGCTCGCCGCGCTCGACGGCGACCTGACGAGCGACGAGACGCTGGCCGACGTCGTCGGGCGGCTGCGCGCGCACGACGTGCTGACCGAGACGCGCGAGCTCGCCGCGCGGTATGCGCGGGAGGCGGCGGCCGAGCTCGCCCCGCTGCCCGAGGGTCCCGTGCGCGAGGCGCTGGAGGCGTTCGCGACGGCCCTGGCGCACCGCGCCGCCTGA